The Xenorhabdus doucetiae genome has a window encoding:
- the pqiC gene encoding membrane integrity-associated transporter subunit PqiC gives MARLAFFITASVFIVGSGLISGCSSRQPQKTYYQLPILTHLASEKESEGKLGAKHERQLWVKRVNLSDYLAAPGIAYQTGKVSYINASNHLWASPLQQQLQQILISELSAAFPHRLVSGQELEPDADALDITITAFHGRYDGQVLIEGYWLLSNPDKVIKRPFNLKLKQEKDGYAELVLTLAKGYSQLAESIARQLSLQR, from the coding sequence ATGGCAAGATTGGCATTTTTTATCACTGCCAGTGTATTTATTGTTGGAAGTGGGCTTATTTCGGGGTGTAGCAGTCGTCAACCACAAAAAACCTATTATCAGTTACCGATCTTGACCCACTTAGCATCGGAAAAAGAGTCGGAAGGCAAGTTGGGGGCTAAACATGAACGGCAGCTATGGGTAAAAAGGGTTAACCTTTCTGACTATCTTGCCGCTCCCGGCATTGCGTATCAGACGGGAAAGGTGAGCTATATCAATGCGTCGAACCATTTATGGGCCAGCCCATTGCAACAACAATTACAACAAATATTGATCTCTGAACTGAGCGCGGCATTTCCACATCGTTTGGTGTCTGGACAGGAATTAGAACCAGACGCAGATGCGTTGGATATCACAATAACGGCTTTTCACGGGCGCTATGATGGTCAGGTATTGATTGAAGGTTACTGGCTATTGTCTAACCCAGATAAGGTAATTAAGCGGCCATTTAACCTTAAGCTGAAACAGGAAAAAGATGGCTATGCTGAATTAGTTCTTACTTTGGCAAAGGGTTATAGCCAGTTAGCCGAATCTATCGCCAGACAACTCTCTTTGCAACGTTAA
- a CDS encoding nucleoside 2-deoxyribosyltransferase: MSMLFSNLKVFIGGPIQHALRLRVLDNNLQVHIKSAICQLESLGTEVFSAHRTEQFGGTTHLYTPEEVSQRDRQWMEQCDIFVAILPVCPQQKQLIRTDGTHIELGWASALNRPIILVTEHPFNHSASHLLKGLSAIAQVHHISLNDFAHDPAILSHAIQSIAEKHVTQKTSIPA; this comes from the coding sequence ATGTCTATGTTATTTTCTAATCTTAAAGTTTTTATTGGCGGCCCTATTCAACATGCATTAAGACTCAGGGTATTAGACAATAATTTACAAGTTCACATTAAATCTGCTATTTGCCAATTGGAATCACTCGGTACAGAAGTTTTTTCAGCCCATCGTACAGAGCAATTTGGCGGAACAACACACTTATATACACCAGAGGAAGTTTCCCAACGGGATCGCCAATGGATGGAGCAGTGTGATATTTTTGTTGCCATTTTGCCCGTCTGCCCACAACAAAAACAACTCATCAGGACGGACGGCACCCATATCGAATTAGGCTGGGCTTCCGCCTTAAACCGTCCGATTATACTGGTCACCGAACACCCCTTTAATCACTCTGCCAGCCATTTACTAAAAGGGTTATCCGCTATTGCTCAGGTTCATCATATTTCGCTGAATGATTTTGCACATGATCCGGCAATATTAAGCCATGCAATTCAATCTATAGCAGAAAAGCACGTTACCCAAAAAACTTCAATCCCTGCATAA
- the pqiA gene encoding membrane integrity-associated transporter subunit PqiA: MLVAVPDLEQGKKAVCPRCHALLTAKWKEPRNQPTGYALSALIMLFLACLFPFVSMSVAGMVSEITLTQIPKVMFSEDYSSMAVFFLIFVQLVPTFCMIAIILLCQNVKMARRLKIELARILFQMKTWCMAEIFLAGVLVSFVKLMAHGEISIGLSFFPYCLFCLFQVRAFQCLDRHWFWNEIAPAPTVCQPLQAGKPGLVQGVRLCQCCTAILPAQQSRCPRCHTRGNARRRNSLQYTMALLITSAILYIPANVLPIMVTQALGQQINSTILEGIILLWSSGSYPVAMVIFIASIMVPILKMLAISWLCWDATSQTNHDSEKMNFIYEMVEFVGRWSMIDVFVIAVLSALVRMGQLMSIYPALGAVLFALVVILTMFASTMFDPRLTWDKANRKFERHKNEES, encoded by the coding sequence ATGCTGGTGGCTGTGCCTGATTTGGAACAAGGGAAAAAGGCGGTTTGCCCACGGTGTCACGCGTTACTGACAGCAAAGTGGAAAGAACCGCGTAATCAACCAACAGGCTATGCGTTAAGTGCACTCATCATGCTCTTTCTCGCTTGCCTGTTTCCTTTTGTCAGTATGAGTGTAGCGGGGATGGTGAGTGAAATAACGTTAACTCAGATCCCCAAGGTGATGTTCAGTGAAGACTATTCCAGCATGGCGGTGTTTTTCCTGATCTTTGTCCAGCTTGTACCGACATTTTGTATGATTGCCATCATCCTCTTATGTCAGAACGTCAAAATGGCGCGCCGCTTGAAAATAGAGCTGGCGCGTATTTTGTTTCAGATGAAAACGTGGTGTATGGCAGAAATCTTCCTCGCGGGCGTGCTGGTGAGCTTTGTTAAACTGATGGCGCATGGCGAAATCAGCATCGGCCTGAGTTTTTTCCCTTACTGCCTGTTCTGCCTGTTTCAGGTCAGGGCATTTCAGTGTCTCGACAGACATTGGTTTTGGAATGAAATCGCACCGGCGCCTACAGTTTGCCAACCCTTGCAGGCGGGAAAACCTGGCCTGGTGCAAGGAGTCAGGCTGTGCCAGTGCTGTACCGCAATCTTGCCTGCCCAACAATCTCGCTGCCCTCGTTGCCACACAAGGGGGAATGCTCGCCGTCGCAATAGCCTTCAGTACACAATGGCTCTGCTAATAACATCAGCCATACTTTATATTCCGGCGAATGTTTTGCCGATTATGGTTACTCAGGCTTTGGGGCAACAAATTAATTCCACCATTCTGGAAGGGATTATTTTACTTTGGAGTTCAGGCTCTTATCCGGTTGCTATGGTCATTTTTATTGCCAGTATCATGGTGCCGATTTTGAAAATGCTGGCAATTAGTTGGTTATGCTGGGATGCAACCAGCCAAACGAACCATGATTCCGAAAAGATGAACTTCATTTATGAAATGGTGGAATTTGTTGGGCGTTGGTCAATGATTGATGTATTCGTTATTGCCGTGCTATCCGCACTGGTTCGCATGGGGCAACTGATGAGTATCTATCCTGCCTTGGGAGCCGTACTGTTTGCACTGGTGGTTATTTTGACGATGTTTGCATCAACCATGTTCGATCCGCGGTTAACTTGGGACAAAGCCAATCGAAAATTTGAGCGACATAAAAATGAGGAGTCGTAA
- the fabA gene encoding bifunctional 3-hydroxydecanoyl-ACP dehydratase/trans-2-decenoyl-ACP isomerase encodes MFKKQESYTKEELHASGQGKLFGENGPPLPSGNMLMMDRITKMSETGGTYDKGYVEAELDINPELWFFDCHFVNDPVMPGCLGLDAMWQLVGFFLGWVGGEGKGRALGVGEVKFTGQVLPTAKKVTYRINFKRVINRKLIMGLADGEVLVDGKLIYTATDLKVGLFKDTSAF; translated from the coding sequence ATGTTTAAAAAACAAGAGTCCTACACGAAAGAAGAACTTCACGCCTCCGGGCAAGGTAAATTGTTTGGTGAGAATGGGCCACCGCTGCCTTCTGGCAATATGCTGATGATGGATCGCATCACGAAAATGTCAGAAACCGGTGGTACTTACGATAAGGGGTATGTCGAAGCTGAACTCGACATCAACCCTGAGTTGTGGTTTTTTGATTGTCATTTTGTCAATGATCCTGTTATGCCGGGCTGCCTTGGCCTTGATGCCATGTGGCAGCTTGTGGGTTTCTTCCTGGGCTGGGTTGGCGGAGAAGGCAAAGGCCGCGCACTCGGTGTTGGGGAAGTCAAATTCACCGGGCAAGTATTACCAACGGCCAAGAAAGTGACCTATCGCATTAATTTTAAGCGTGTCATTAATCGCAAATTAATTATGGGACTGGCTGATGGTGAGGTTCTGGTCGATGGTAAACTGATTTATACTGCGACTGATTTGAAAGTAGGCTTGTTTAAAGATACCAGTGCTTTTTAA
- a CDS encoding TfoX/Sxy family DNA transformation protein: MLLSGDRFAQLQHGVSALGKIKKKSQFGGIGLLIDGILFAISSDGEFYLRGNSHVEVLFKARGMEKFIYSKRGIPVTLRYYRVSESLWQNQKQLSEYVNLAYQYSMKEIIDRQKIPIRLKDLPNLGIALERQLWKVGISKVEELRIVGAKAAYLKLQQQRKKTNINLLFALAGAIEGCHVAVLPEKLRDELISWHSELVHHHSDPYSS; the protein is encoded by the coding sequence ATGTTGTTATCCGGAGATCGTTTTGCTCAATTGCAACATGGCGTATCTGCACTGGGCAAAATCAAGAAAAAATCTCAATTTGGGGGCATTGGGTTGCTAATCGATGGGATTTTATTTGCTATCAGTTCTGATGGAGAGTTTTATTTACGAGGTAATAGTCACGTCGAAGTATTATTTAAGGCCAGGGGAATGGAGAAATTTATTTACTCAAAAAGAGGAATACCTGTGACTTTACGGTATTATCGTGTTAGTGAATCACTTTGGCAGAATCAAAAACAGTTATCCGAATATGTAAATTTAGCCTATCAATACAGTATGAAAGAGATCATTGATAGACAGAAAATACCGATTAGGCTTAAAGATCTCCCTAATTTAGGGATCGCTTTAGAGAGGCAATTATGGAAAGTGGGTATCTCTAAAGTAGAAGAATTACGAATTGTGGGTGCAAAAGCGGCTTACCTCAAACTCCAGCAACAGAGGAAAAAAACCAACATCAATTTGTTATTTGCTTTGGCAGGGGCAATAGAAGGATGTCATGTTGCGGTATTACCCGAAAAATTGCGTGACGAATTAATTAGCTGGCACAGTGAATTGGTTCACCATCATTCAGATCCTTATTCATCATGA
- a CDS encoding AAA family ATPase, translating into MTNIKLDWQALQPNNAPYQALFNSVAELSPITMDVVQPRLHNGLSLFCQTSLRQPFMLLKAEESDVYLSLLSDAISSLLPKDCPDIGGYYQIEHQTMTWHSSGEGLFAPTKRVAYREWIEPEQLFGNLYTYQEVIQLQPGLIHQVNGGVLVLPLRTLLSQPLMWVRLKQMIIQRRFDWLSHDENRSLPLPIPSMELDLRLVLVGDRLSLEELQAIEPELASSALYGEFELDMPFHEEDDLAVWCRYVNGIIQQQNLPPLSADAWPELIKLAVRYTEDQCRLPLDMQWLQQKLAAAANYHQEQQITQHSLQQAENNRIWRHGYLAERSMDEILKGQVLIHTQGSVIGQINGLSVLEYPGHPTPLGEPSRISCVAHLGDGEFVDVERKVELGGNIHAKGMMIMQAYLISELKLDQPQPFSASIVFEQSYGEIDGDSASLAELCALISTLSQQPIDQQIAVTGAVDQFGYVQPIGGVNEKIEGFFRICRHRELTGHQGVIIPVANIQHLCLNQDVINAVKNGQFHIWAVEHVSEAASLLTGMLYYDPHDPDLQEHDQQNDLQKEHLLAMIRERITQANIQERPRLPWFLRWLG; encoded by the coding sequence TTGACGAATATAAAACTAGACTGGCAGGCATTACAGCCAAACAATGCGCCTTATCAGGCCCTCTTTAATTCTGTCGCTGAATTGTCCCCCATCACAATGGATGTGGTTCAACCCAGACTGCACAATGGGTTATCCCTTTTTTGTCAGACCTCCCTGCGTCAACCTTTTATGCTGTTAAAGGCAGAAGAGAGTGATGTTTATCTGTCCCTTTTATCCGATGCCATTTCCTCTTTGTTGCCGAAGGACTGTCCAGATATCGGCGGTTATTATCAGATAGAGCATCAAACCATGACTTGGCACTCTTCAGGCGAAGGGCTTTTTGCGCCAACCAAGCGCGTTGCTTACCGTGAGTGGATTGAACCTGAGCAATTGTTCGGCAATCTCTATACCTATCAAGAGGTCATTCAACTGCAACCCGGTCTTATCCATCAGGTCAACGGGGGGGTCTTGGTTTTGCCCCTGCGTACCCTGCTCTCGCAGCCATTGATGTGGGTTCGTCTCAAGCAGATGATTATTCAGCGTCGTTTTGATTGGCTTTCTCACGATGAAAACCGCTCTCTCCCCTTACCGATACCGTCAATGGAATTGGATCTGCGTCTGGTTTTGGTCGGAGACAGGCTCAGTCTCGAAGAGCTACAAGCCATTGAACCTGAACTGGCAAGCAGCGCGTTGTATGGCGAATTTGAGCTGGATATGCCCTTTCATGAAGAAGATGATTTGGCGGTATGGTGCCGATACGTTAATGGGATCATTCAGCAGCAAAACTTGCCGCCACTGAGCGCCGATGCCTGGCCTGAGTTAATTAAACTCGCTGTGCGTTATACCGAAGATCAATGCCGGTTGCCACTGGATATGCAATGGTTGCAGCAGAAATTAGCAGCCGCGGCCAATTATCATCAGGAACAACAGATTACCCAACATTCCCTGCAACAAGCGGAAAATAATCGTATTTGGCGTCATGGCTATTTGGCCGAACGCAGTATGGATGAAATTCTGAAAGGTCAGGTATTGATTCATACGCAAGGCTCAGTTATTGGCCAAATCAATGGGTTATCCGTACTCGAATATCCCGGGCACCCTACCCCACTGGGAGAACCTTCCCGTATCAGTTGTGTTGCGCACTTAGGGGATGGGGAATTTGTTGATGTGGAACGTAAGGTTGAGTTAGGCGGCAACATTCATGCAAAAGGCATGATGATTATGCAGGCTTATTTAATTTCTGAATTGAAATTAGATCAACCACAGCCGTTCTCTGCTTCTATCGTATTTGAACAATCCTATGGTGAAATAGATGGGGACAGCGCGTCACTCGCCGAATTATGCGCCCTTATCAGCACCTTGTCACAACAGCCTATCGATCAGCAAATTGCCGTGACGGGTGCGGTGGATCAATTCGGTTATGTACAGCCTATCGGTGGCGTTAATGAAAAAATTGAGGGTTTCTTCCGCATATGTCGCCACCGCGAGCTAACCGGCCATCAAGGTGTCATTATTCCAGTCGCAAATATTCAACATTTGTGCCTGAACCAAGATGTTATTAATGCGGTAAAAAATGGGCAATTTCATATTTGGGCGGTTGAGCATGTCTCTGAAGCTGCGTCACTGTTAACGGGTATGCTCTACTATGATCCGCATGATCCTGACCTACAAGAGCATGATCAACAGAATGATCTACAAAAAGAACACTTGTTAGCCATGATACGTGAACGCATTACACAGGCTAATATTCAAGAACGACCTCGACTTCCATGGTTTTTACGCTGGCTAGGTTAA
- a CDS encoding GNAT family N-acetyltransferase: MLELKQVTPQSPLWDSFLHLYGEYFQRHWPDVFGDLSEEEIAKENHVALEQRILQGDRGLFLLLNTGQLAGLANVYLEREELEREEKVTLNIAEFYIRDEYQRQKLGHGLWHAMLQWGRRHGATQVHLETDVGKNANCFWQSLGLSSHQVDERMHYNGPIPPLKILWIRHGQIIPLDHLDYCPEDNIIALDDTSIKQAKDIGIRILGKLPWQTIYTSPQRRALETAHALSSANQSCLLQETQALCEFFPQELIGMKLADIPRRYGEDYAHRLLYTPLDLPFKNSEQVTDAANRIHRFIMQVGDELSMSSMRMIVSHQNLHNIFLAHLMTRDLNLSGRWHLNHLHGSTFLYCPYTKQFDIENVNIPL, translated from the coding sequence ATGTTAGAACTCAAACAAGTTACCCCTCAATCTCCCTTGTGGGATTCATTTCTTCATCTTTATGGCGAATATTTTCAGCGCCATTGGCCGGACGTTTTTGGGGATCTGTCAGAAGAAGAGATAGCAAAAGAGAACCATGTGGCCCTTGAACAACGCATCCTGCAAGGTGACAGGGGGCTGTTTTTGTTACTGAATACCGGGCAATTGGCGGGATTAGCCAATGTATATCTTGAGCGGGAAGAACTTGAACGAGAAGAAAAAGTCACCCTGAATATTGCTGAATTTTATATCAGGGATGAATACCAGCGCCAAAAGCTAGGTCATGGATTATGGCACGCCATGTTGCAATGGGGGCGTCGCCACGGCGCCACTCAGGTTCATCTGGAAACCGATGTCGGTAAAAATGCCAATTGTTTTTGGCAATCCCTTGGGCTTTCGAGCCATCAAGTCGATGAACGCATGCATTATAATGGCCCCATCCCTCCCCTAAAGATACTGTGGATCAGGCATGGACAAATTATTCCATTGGATCATCTGGATTATTGCCCTGAAGATAACATCATCGCCCTTGATGATACTTCCATCAAACAGGCTAAAGACATCGGTATCCGAATACTGGGGAAACTGCCGTGGCAAACGATTTACACTTCACCTCAACGCCGGGCACTGGAAACTGCCCACGCACTCAGTTCGGCCAATCAATCTTGTTTATTACAAGAAACGCAGGCACTTTGTGAGTTCTTCCCGCAAGAGCTTATTGGCATGAAACTGGCAGATATCCCACGTCGTTATGGTGAGGATTATGCCCATCGTTTGCTCTATACCCCCCTTGATTTGCCTTTCAAAAATTCAGAACAGGTAACGGATGCCGCCAACAGAATTCATCGTTTTATCATGCAAGTGGGTGATGAGCTTTCAATGTCTTCCATGCGAATGATTGTCTCCCATCAAAATTTGCACAATATTTTCCTGGCTCATTTAATGACACGCGATCTCAATCTTTCCGGGCGATGGCATCTTAATCATCTTCATGGCAGTACTTTTTTATATTGTCCTTATACTAAACAATTTGATATAGAAAATGTAAATATTCCTTTATGA
- the ompA gene encoding porin OmpA, whose amino-acid sequence MKKTAIAVAMAVAAFATAAQAAPKDNTWYTGAKLGWSQYHDVNFYGNGYNDQIGNGSAHKNQLGAGAYVGYQANPYLGFELGYDWLGRIAYKGSVNNGAFRAQGVQLTTKLSYPVLDNLDVYTRLGGMVWRADSSATYNANAVAGTGANDQRRLKNNDTGVSPLAAIGVEYALTKNLATRLDYQWVNNIGDATTVGARPDNGLLSVGVSYRFGQDEAAPVVAPVAPPVAPAPAPIVESKSFTLRSDVLFNFNKSTLKAEGKQELDNLYNQLAKIDPTQGKVVVLGYTDRIGSQNYNLPLSQKRAQSVVDYLVAKGIPADSIQAEGRGKVDPVTGSTCDSIKVRAKLIDCLAPDRRVIINIQGTTEVVTQPQAAN is encoded by the coding sequence ATGAAAAAGACAGCTATCGCAGTAGCAATGGCAGTGGCAGCTTTCGCAACTGCTGCTCAAGCAGCTCCAAAGGACAACACTTGGTATACCGGTGCTAAGCTGGGTTGGTCTCAATACCATGACGTAAATTTCTACGGCAATGGTTATAATGACCAGATTGGCAACGGTTCTGCCCACAAAAACCAGTTGGGTGCAGGTGCTTATGTCGGCTATCAAGCAAACCCATATCTGGGTTTTGAACTGGGTTACGATTGGTTAGGCCGTATCGCTTATAAGGGCAGCGTTAATAACGGTGCTTTCCGTGCTCAAGGCGTTCAACTGACCACTAAACTGAGCTACCCAGTGCTGGACAATCTGGATGTTTATACTCGTCTTGGCGGTATGGTATGGCGTGCGGACTCCTCTGCAACCTATAATGCCAATGCAGTTGCTGGAACAGGTGCAAATGACCAGCGCAGACTGAAAAACAACGACACAGGTGTTTCTCCTCTGGCCGCGATTGGTGTCGAGTACGCACTGACCAAAAATCTGGCAACCCGTCTGGACTATCAGTGGGTTAATAACATCGGTGATGCGACTACCGTTGGTGCCCGTCCAGATAACGGCCTGCTGAGTGTGGGTGTTTCTTACCGTTTCGGTCAAGATGAAGCTGCGCCAGTTGTTGCACCAGTAGCACCTCCAGTTGCGCCAGCGCCGGCGCCTATCGTTGAAAGCAAGAGCTTTACCCTGCGCTCTGATGTTCTGTTCAATTTCAACAAATCTACTCTGAAAGCAGAAGGTAAACAGGAACTGGACAACCTTTATAACCAACTGGCTAAAATCGACCCAACTCAGGGCAAGGTTGTGGTACTCGGTTACACCGACCGCATCGGCAGCCAAAACTACAACCTGCCACTGTCTCAGAAACGTGCTCAGTCCGTTGTAGATTATCTGGTCGCTAAAGGTATCCCAGCAGACAGCATTCAGGCAGAAGGTCGCGGTAAGGTAGATCCTGTCACAGGCTCTACCTGTGATAGCATTAAAGTTCGCGCTAAACTTATCGACTGCCTGGCTCCAGATCGTCGTGTCATTATCAACATTCAGGGCACGACCGAAGTGGTGACTCAGCCACAAGCGGCTAACTAA
- the sulA gene encoding SOS-induced cell division inhibitor SulA produces the protein MSIRTAWKYLSEKRTTAAGTTEHEHKTDKTRVGMTVKRVSFVEPPQYISHPINPIKGVVSELIYSEHHAVINHILLPLLRQSGKEERWLLWVNPNKKLSRRWLMEANLPLNKVVQLSQICPIASVSAMEKALASGNYSIVLGWLPELSEYQFNTLQIAAQKGITLGFIMRPQNLLPQFSQTKLPKTNRLQIHSNYYH, from the coding sequence ATGAGCATCCGAACAGCGTGGAAATATCTCTCTGAGAAAAGAACAACAGCAGCCGGCACAACAGAGCACGAACATAAAACAGACAAAACAAGGGTTGGGATGACCGTGAAAAGAGTCTCTTTTGTAGAGCCACCCCAATACATTTCACATCCGATAAACCCGATAAAAGGTGTAGTTAGTGAGCTGATCTACAGTGAACATCATGCTGTCATTAATCACATTCTTCTTCCTTTATTACGTCAATCAGGAAAAGAAGAGCGATGGTTACTTTGGGTAAATCCTAATAAGAAATTAAGCCGTCGGTGGTTAATGGAGGCCAACCTGCCCCTAAATAAAGTTGTCCAACTCAGTCAAATTTGCCCTATCGCTTCGGTGAGTGCTATGGAAAAAGCGCTGGCGAGTGGTAATTACAGTATTGTATTAGGTTGGTTACCCGAATTATCAGAATATCAATTCAATACGCTACAAATCGCTGCGCAAAAAGGAATTACACTTGGCTTTATTATGCGCCCACAAAATTTATTACCTCAATTTTCACAAACAAAATTGCCAAAAACAAATAGGCTACAAATTCACTCTAATTACTATCATTAA
- the pqiB gene encoding intermembrane transport protein PqiB, with the protein MTDKEEDLTQARIRKLKSWSPVWIVPIITVLIGAWILFYHFSHQGPEVTLITSNAEGIEAGKTKIKSRSVDVGVVESVSLSENLGQVIIKARLNDGMERLLHKDTAFWVVKPQIGREGVSGLSTLLSGVFIELQPGTEDGEENRFSLLEAPPLASPDAKGIRLILTSDKAGRLTPGDPVLFRGYRVGSVEAGTFDPTSRLVRYQIFVKAPYDALLTTNVRFWKDSGVTFDMSSQGIRVEVASLSTLFGAGVSFDVPKGWELGNPVKEKEIFTLYDSEKNIQNALYTEHTDFLLFFSDSVRGLQPGAPVEFRGIRVGTVAKVPFSIEGIKQRIDNDFRIPVLIHVEPGRFVKELGNGLNTDKELKETIARGLRATLKSGNLLTGALFIDLDFFANEKPWEGPYEIAGYKTLPTVSGGLAQIQQKVIMALDKINGMPIEPVFVQATQTLEESRKTIKTAQKTMDELNRILASKEAQGLPKDIQNTLHELNRSMRGIQPGSPAYSQLMDNMQRLDQVLRELQPVLQTLNNKSNALVFEAEAVKDPEPKKAPN; encoded by the coding sequence GTGACGGATAAAGAAGAAGATCTGACTCAGGCCAGAATTCGTAAACTTAAGAGTTGGTCACCTGTATGGATCGTACCCATTATCACGGTGCTTATTGGGGCTTGGATACTGTTTTATCATTTCAGTCATCAGGGGCCAGAAGTCACACTGATAACGTCCAATGCGGAAGGTATTGAGGCAGGTAAAACGAAGATTAAAAGCCGCAGTGTTGACGTTGGCGTCGTTGAAAGCGTGTCTTTGAGCGAAAACCTGGGGCAAGTTATCATTAAAGCCCGCCTCAATGATGGTATGGAGCGCTTACTGCATAAAGATACGGCTTTCTGGGTAGTGAAACCCCAGATTGGCCGTGAGGGTGTTTCTGGCCTGAGTACCTTACTGTCCGGGGTTTTTATCGAATTACAGCCCGGCACAGAAGACGGGGAAGAAAACCGCTTTTCATTGCTTGAAGCCCCACCGCTTGCTTCCCCTGACGCAAAAGGGATTCGCCTTATTCTGACCAGCGACAAAGCAGGGCGATTAACGCCTGGCGATCCGGTGTTATTTCGGGGGTATCGCGTAGGTTCCGTTGAGGCCGGCACTTTCGATCCCACCTCCCGATTGGTTCGTTATCAAATTTTTGTTAAAGCCCCTTATGACGCTTTGCTGACCACCAATGTCAGATTCTGGAAAGACAGCGGTGTCACGTTTGACATGTCATCACAAGGCATACGGGTTGAAGTGGCTTCATTATCAACTCTGTTTGGTGCTGGTGTGAGTTTTGACGTGCCGAAAGGCTGGGAGCTGGGTAATCCCGTTAAAGAAAAGGAAATTTTCACACTTTATGATAGTGAGAAAAATATCCAAAACGCACTTTATACAGAACATACCGATTTTTTATTATTTTTCTCTGATTCTGTGCGTGGTTTGCAGCCGGGAGCGCCGGTCGAATTCCGGGGTATTCGGGTAGGAACGGTCGCAAAAGTTCCTTTTTCTATCGAAGGCATTAAGCAGCGTATCGACAATGACTTCCGTATCCCTGTCCTGATTCATGTTGAGCCTGGTCGATTTGTCAAAGAGTTAGGTAATGGACTTAACACAGACAAAGAATTAAAAGAAACGATTGCACGAGGCTTAAGAGCCACGTTGAAGTCAGGCAATTTATTGACAGGTGCGTTGTTTATTGATCTGGACTTTTTCGCTAATGAGAAACCCTGGGAAGGCCCATATGAAATCGCAGGTTATAAAACCCTGCCTACGGTAAGTGGTGGTTTGGCGCAAATTCAACAGAAAGTCATCATGGCATTGGATAAGATCAATGGCATGCCGATAGAACCGGTTTTTGTTCAGGCAACGCAGACACTGGAAGAGAGCCGGAAAACCATTAAAACAGCCCAGAAAACAATGGATGAGTTAAACCGTATTCTTGCGAGTAAAGAAGCACAGGGGCTACCTAAAGATATACAAAATACATTACATGAGTTGAATCGCAGTATGCGGGGCATTCAGCCAGGCTCACCCGCTTATAGTCAATTGATGGATAATATGCAGCGGTTGGATCAGGTATTACGTGAATTGCAACCTGTTTTGCAGACACTCAATAATAAGAGTAATGCCTTGGTATTTGAAGCAGAAGCGGTCAAAGATCCTGAACCTAAAAAGGCACCTAACTGA
- the matP gene encoding macrodomain Ter protein MatP: MKYQQLENLECGWKWAYLAKKHREGEPITKYIEKSAAQDAVNNLMNLESEPVKVLKWIAQHMNPDLSNRMKQTIRARRKRHFNAEHQHSRKKSIDLDFHVWQRLSALSQRRGNTLSETIIQLLEDAEYREKYTHQMSSLKQDLEAILGK, translated from the coding sequence ATGAAATATCAACAATTGGAAAATCTGGAATGTGGCTGGAAATGGGCTTATTTGGCAAAAAAACACCGTGAAGGTGAGCCGATTACTAAATACATTGAAAAAAGTGCCGCACAAGATGCAGTCAATAACTTAATGAATTTAGAAAGCGAGCCAGTCAAGGTACTAAAATGGATTGCCCAGCATATGAATCCGGATTTATCCAACCGAATGAAGCAAACGATTCGGGCACGGCGTAAACGTCATTTTAATGCTGAACACCAACACTCGCGTAAGAAATCCATTGATTTGGATTTTCATGTCTGGCAGCGGCTTTCAGCACTTTCCCAACGGCGCGGCAATACCTTGTCAGAAACGATCATACAGCTATTGGAAGATGCTGAATATCGGGAAAAATATACGCATCAAATGTCGAGTTTGAAGCAGGATTTGGAAGCAATATTAGGCAAATAG